AAATGTCTTGCCCTGCTTGATCTCTCTTTCGTACTGGATTTTATGCTTGGCCAGATGGATCTGCGGGCACTTTCCCAAGCTTTGCTTGGTGCCCTGGAACAGATCGTAGGGACATTCCCCTACAAGGTATGACTTGCAGATCTTGGGGTCGTGCAGTCCGAGGTCTCTCTTTTGGTGCGAATATCTGTTGTGGCGGAAACTAAAGTCCCTGCCCATTAACTGCTCGACGAGCTTGCGTTGTTCTGCGGCTGGTGTTGACATAGTAGACATATTGACAATAGTGTGCGGCTCCTTTGGAGTGTTTGAAGCATACTGCATTATATCTTACTTATTCTACAAGTTAATGCtctcttttctctcttcTCTAGTGCCTGAAACATCGGCGGTTATTCGGGTAATACATTGGCATGTCGTTATTACAGTGGAGCATACGACTAACTGATACGTATTAACCAGGTTCTCCAACTGTATCATGTACCAAATCACCCTGATGTTTGACTAACAGCACCCACTGGTTTTGATGTGCCTTCCAGTCGGTGTTTCCTGCCATCTCTTTAGCATTTTCCAGTGTTGCTGGATGCTTTACGAAGAACAAAGGGAAATTTTATCGGCAAAGCGTCACAGGGAGGAACTATATAAAAGAAGGGTCAGTCAGAAAACGAGGCCGTAAATGATGTGATAGAAGTAAGCAAAACAAACGATGTTGATCACAGAGACCTTCCACGATGTGCAGACATCGTATGGCACTACTTTGCGTATATACGTGTATTCTCCCAAGATTGCAGGCTACCCGCAGGCTAAGTTTCCTGGCGTAATCCTGTACAGTGAAATCTACCAGGTTACGGGGCCTGTCCGTCGTTTTGGGCAAAGAATTGCGTCTGAAGGCTACGTGGTGGTGGCACCTGCTATTTATCACAACTTCATGGGTCCTGAAGCGTTGCCTTACGACGTGCAGGGCACCGATATCGGTAACGAGTACAAGATCAAGAAGCCGTTAGAGTCTTATGATGAGGACAACAAGCTATGTTGCGATCTGCTTTTCCAGTTACCGCAGTTTGATGGTAAAAGGGTCGGATCCACAGGGATGTGTTTAGGTGGTCATTTGGCTTTTAGGGCGTTATTGGACAAGAGGGTCACCTGCGCAACGTGTTTCTTCCCTACGGATATCCATTCAAGAACTTTGGGTCTGGGCCAAGACGACAACTCATTGGAGCGCATTTCCAAGGAGTTGGGTAATAACCAAGAAATGGTCTTAATCTTCGGGACTGCGGACACCCACGTCGACCCGGAAGGCCGCGACCTGATCAGAAAGACTCTCAGAGACCACGGAGTAAAATTCACGTTCTTGGAAATCTTGGCTGCCCAGCACGCCTTCATCCGTGACGAGTTCAGCAAGGGTAGGTTCGACTCTGCTATCACCCAAAGTTGTCTCGGCTTCCTGTTCGAGCAGTTCAACAGGAAACTGAGAATTGACCTAGGTGAATTTGTAGATGATAACACACCACTGGAGCACGTGTGTTGAATTCCGCCCTCTACTCTACATATGCTAAATACTAAGTAAAGGCACCATATAGAAAAGCCTTTTAcctaagaaaaaaaaccatgggaaagaaaaagggcAAAAATTACAGCGTTTTAAAAGTACTCTATTCTATATGTATAAAACTACCGCGACCATTACATCCCAGTAAAAACCCATGCAGAAAGCCTCCATCTATCTTCTTGATTGATCGGCTTTCAACTTCTCGAGCTTCTCAGCCTCTCTTCTAGCATCAGCAGCAGCCTGCTTTTGTCTCAAAATTTCAGCGTCTGActccattcttttctttggatcaccattctttttctggcTCTTGGCCATGtccttttgctttttcaagtttttttgtcttgCCAAGTCTCTTTGATTACCTCTAGCCATTGTTAAGGGTGTGTCGTCCTGGGACGTAAATTGGATCTCTGTGAAGTAGTATTGCCGTAGCCTACGCTAGAAACCTATAACCATACTCTAATAAACGTGGAAACGTTGCCATGGCAAAGACAAAGGAAGCGGTTTTGAGTGAAATAATAGAAAACAGGTGGCCGGGTAAATCCAACCATTTGTATTGTGTATATTACGCATAAATGCCGAAAACGGTGCTTGATTTAGTCATTCCTTATGATGCTATTTattgtatgtatatatacatatgtCACGCGTTCCTCAGCACCGGTACATGCATTAAGATAGGAGCGTCACAGTAGCAGGTCATCTCTGACACTTCTTTCCctaattttgtttttgtttttgtttttttcaaagggtTTCTCTACAGCCTAAATGCCTCCCCTAATAAGTCAGCCCCTCCCTTTGATACTCCATCATTGTCCTGAGTATATATTACAGGTACATAGACACTAGCGGGTGGATTTGTCTTGAGAAGATCGTATCACGAGCTTAGTAATAATTTAAAGGCACTAAGGCAGAAACAACTAgtgtattttcttctttcgaTGTTGCCCAGGCTTGGTTTTGCGAGGACTAATAGGTCCATGCAACGATTCAAGATGACCCAGGTTTCTAAAccatttttccattctAGCGAAGTCGGTAAGCCAAGGCCATTGCAGAGATCATCGAAATCCTACACAGCGGTATTCAAGAAATGGTTTGTCAGAGGTTTAAAGCTAACTTTTTACACTACGTTGGCCGGCACTCTGTATGTGTCGTACGGGCTGTATAAGGAATCGAACCCGCCCAAGCAGATTCCCCAGTCTGCTACTTTTGCTAATGgcttgaaaaagaaagagctGGTCATTTTGGGCACAGGTTGGGGCGccatttctcttttaaaGAAACTGGACACATCTTTG
The Saccharomyces mikatae IFO 1815 strain IFO1815 genome assembly, chromosome: 4 genome window above contains:
- the SMKI04G1520 gene encoding carboxymethylenebutenolidase (similar to Saccharomyces cerevisiae YDL086W; ancestral locus Anc_2.379), translating into MLITETFHDVQTSYGTTLRIYVYSPKIAGYPQAKFPGVILYSEIYQVTGPVRRFGQRIASEGYVVVAPAIYHNFMGPEALPYDVQGTDIGNEYKIKKPLESYDEDNKLCCDLLFQLPQFDGKRVGSTGMCLGGHLAFRALLDKRVTCATCFFPTDIHSRTLGLGQDDNSLERISKELGNNQEMVLIFGTADTHVDPEGRDLIRKTLRDHGVKFTFLEILAAQHAFIRDEFSKGRFDSAITQSCLGFLFEQFNRKLRIDLGEFVDDNTPLEHVC
- the SMKI04G1530 gene encoding uncharacterized protein (similar to Saccharomyces cerevisiae YDL085C-A; ancestral locus Anc_2.381), whose amino-acid sequence is MARGNQRDLARQKNLKKQKDMAKSQKKNGDPKKRMESDAEILRQKQAAADARREAEKLEKLKADQSRR